The Streptomyces rubrogriseus genomic sequence CGCGACGGCCGGATGCGGCGGTCGCGTGCGGGGCGGGTCCTAGGCCAAGAGGAGGAACACGCGGGTCACTTTAGCCCGTCCGGCGCTTGAGGACGAGGCCGTTCAGGCCGAAAGCGGGGTCTGGGGGCGCAGCCCCCGGGGACGGGAATGGGAAGGGGCGGCGGGGGCGAGAGAAGCTGTACGCCAGAAAGCCACCCCGCACCGCTCAGCGCTCGCGTGAGCCCCCGCGTCAGCCCCGCGTCAGCCCCGCCACCAGCTCGTCCGCCGCCCGGTACGGATCCAGTTCCCCGGCGACGATCCGCTCCGCCAGGGCGCCCAGCCGCCGGTCCCCGTGCAGGTCACCGATGCGCTCACGCAGCGTGGTGACGGCGATGGTCTCGACCTCGCGCGCCGCACGGGCCCGGCGCCGCTCGGTGAGGACGTCCCGTTCCTCCATCCACGCACGGTGCTTCTCCAGCGCCTCGACCACCTCGTCGACGCCCTCGCCGCGCGCGGCGACCGTCTTGACGATGGGCGGCCGCCAGTCGCCGGCGGCGCGCGCCTCGCCGAGGCCCAGCATGTGGTTCAGCTCGCGGGCGGTCGCGTCCGCGCCGTCCCGGTCGGCCTTGTTGACCACGTAGACGTCGCCGATCTCCAGGATTCCGGCCTTGGCCGCCTGGATGCCGTCGCCCATGCCGGGGGCGAGCAGGACGACGGAGGTGTCGGCCTGGGAGGCGATCTCGACCTCCGACTGGCCGACGCCCACCGTCTCCACCAGGACCACGTCGCAGCCGGCCGCGTCCAGCACGCGGATCGCCTGCGGGGCGGCCCAGGCGAGCCCGCCGAGGTGACCGCGGGTGGCCATCGAGCGGATGTAGACGCCCGGGTCGGAGGCGTGCTCCGACATCCGGACGCGGTCGCCGAGCAGGGCACCGCCGGAGAAGGGGGAGGACGGGTCGACGGCGAGCACGCCGACCCGCCTGCCCTGCTTGCGGTACGCCGTGACCAGCGCCGAGGTGGACGTCGACTTGCCGACCCCCGGGGAGCCGGTCAGGCCGACCACGTACGCGTTGCCGGTGAGCGGCGCGAGCGCCTCCATGACCTCCCTGAGCTGCGGGGACGCCCCCTCCACCAGGGAGATCAGCCGGGCCACGGCCCGCGGCCGGCCTTCCCGGGCCTGGGCCACCAGTGAGGAGACGTCCTGCATCACAGCTCCGTTCAGTGAGAAGTCGTAACTCGGGGGTCAGGCCCCGGGCACCCGCACGATCAGCGCGTCGCCCTGACCGCCGCCGCCGCACAGCGCGGCCGCGCCCACGCCGCCGCCACGCCGCTTCAGTTCCAGCGCCAGGTGCAGCACCAGCCGTGCGCCGGACATGCCGATCGGGTGACCGAGGGCGATGGCACCACCGTTGACGTTCACCTTTTCGGTGGACACACCGAGGTCCTTCATTGACTGCACGGCCACGGCCGCGAAGGCCTCGTTGATCTCGATCAGGTCGAGGTCGGCGACCTCCAGGCCCTCCTTCTTCAGGGCGTGCCGGATGGCGTTCGACGGCTGCGACTGCAAAGAGTTGTCCGGGCCCGCGACATTGCCGTGCGCGCCGATCTCCGCGATCCACTCCAGGCCCAGCTCCTCGGCCTTGGCCCGGCTCATCACGACCACGGCCGCCGCGCCGTCCGAGATCTGCGAGGACGAGCCGGCGGTGATGGTGCCGTCCTTGGCGAAGGCCGGACGCAGCTTGCCGAGCGACTCGGCGGTGGTGTCGCCGCGGATGCCCTCGTCCTTGCTGAACAGCACCGGGTCGCCCTTGCGCTGCGGGATCTCGACCGGGGTGATCTCCGCGTCGAAGACACCGTCCTTCTGGGCGGCGGCGGCACGCTGGTGGGACAGGGCGGCGATCTCGTCCTGGGCGGCGCGCTCGATGCCCAGCCGGGTGTTGTGCTTCTCCGTGGACTCGCCCATGGCGATGTCCTCGAAGGAGTCGGTCAGGCCGTCGTACGCCATGGCGTCGATCATCTGGACCGCGCCGTACTTGTAGCCCTCGCGGGACTTGGGCAGCAGGTGCGGGGCGTTGGTCATGGACTCCTGGCCGCCCGCGACGATCACGTCGAATTCACCCGCGCGAATGAGCTGGTCGGCGAGTGCGATGGCGTCGAGGCCGGAGAGGCACACCTTGTTGATCGTGAGCGCCGGGACGCTCATGGGGATGCCGGCCTTGACGGCGGCCTGGCGGGCGGGGATCTGCCCGGCGCCGGCCTGGAGCACCTGTCCCATGATCACGTACTGGACCTGGTCCCCGCCGATCCCGGCGCGGTCGAGGGCCGCCTTGATGGCGAATCCGCCGAGGTCGGCCCCGCTGAAGGACTTCAGGGAGCCGAGCAGCCGCCCCATCGGGGTGCGGGCACCCGCGACGACGACGGAGGTGGTGCCGTTCGTTCCAGAGGTTCCAGAGGTTTCAGTGGTTCCAGAAGACATGAGCTGCGGTCCCCTTTTCCGGCCCGCACAGGCCGAGGAGTGAACGAGGGTTTACTCGAATGTACTGAGCGGTATCCCGCCCGTCACCGGGCTGTCGGTGTGATCGCGCGCA encodes the following:
- the meaB gene encoding methylmalonyl Co-A mutase-associated GTPase MeaB; translation: MQDVSSLVAQAREGRPRAVARLISLVEGASPQLREVMEALAPLTGNAYVVGLTGSPGVGKSTSTSALVTAYRKQGRRVGVLAVDPSSPFSGGALLGDRVRMSEHASDPGVYIRSMATRGHLGGLAWAAPQAIRVLDAAGCDVVLVETVGVGQSEVEIASQADTSVVLLAPGMGDGIQAAKAGILEIGDVYVVNKADRDGADATARELNHMLGLGEARAAGDWRPPIVKTVAARGEGVDEVVEALEKHRAWMEERDVLTERRRARAAREVETIAVTTLRERIGDLHGDRRLGALAERIVAGELDPYRAADELVAGLTRG
- a CDS encoding acetyl-CoA C-acetyltransferase, whose protein sequence is MSSGTTETSGTSGTNGTTSVVVAGARTPMGRLLGSLKSFSGADLGGFAIKAALDRAGIGGDQVQYVIMGQVLQAGAGQIPARQAAVKAGIPMSVPALTINKVCLSGLDAIALADQLIRAGEFDVIVAGGQESMTNAPHLLPKSREGYKYGAVQMIDAMAYDGLTDSFEDIAMGESTEKHNTRLGIERAAQDEIAALSHQRAAAAQKDGVFDAEITPVEIPQRKGDPVLFSKDEGIRGDTTAESLGKLRPAFAKDGTITAGSSSQISDGAAAVVVMSRAKAEELGLEWIAEIGAHGNVAGPDNSLQSQPSNAIRHALKKEGLEVADLDLIEINEAFAAVAVQSMKDLGVSTEKVNVNGGAIALGHPIGMSGARLVLHLALELKRRGGGVGAAALCGGGGQGDALIVRVPGA